In one window of Maribacter dokdonensis DSW-8 DNA:
- a CDS encoding sensor histidine kinase: MDHNERNIPLDTATFIRIRKWYLLALAAIALTVIIAQVLIQLHLKAQSGDSQLINIAGRQRAFSQKLTKETLLLKALNNPEEKKLVLSEIAKTLEIWKVSHMGLHLGDASFNLPYEDDPKVQSLFKKLDPHHNAMVNAIEHVLFTHQQNINAPVEQADLDTLLNNERQFLNLMDQIVNEYDARSNEQLQKLKRKEYWLLAFSLLILLLEIFVIFRPLSIQIKNTIGHLIGKDAESKNQLEKIQTLYDEKERSLKELQELNFVIDNAALFASIRKDGSIVFISKKFLDLLGHTNTPVNKPISEILTVEEGQQSYLKEVLKINRKNIIRKEELQVVTTKGTTIWLDMSIVPMHHSTLEQDILILCSDITERKENQLKVQELTQQNFEERMQQKKLQASQIVEGQEEERKRIAKDIHDGIGQMLTALKFNIESIDTEDKTKTKEKIAYLKALTSDLIKGVRTATFNLTPPELGDHGIFPALQKMTAELSKLTGKTILFKNKTDANIRFDSLAETNIYRVTQEAVNNAIKYAESNYILVTLNYSYPILSVVIDDDGKGFDDTLLAQLPKNNSEGGMGLFFMKERIDYINGRLFINSEIGRGTRVTINYKTEENKISYGTE; encoded by the coding sequence ATGGACCATAACGAGCGTAACATACCATTGGACACCGCTACGTTTATACGTATACGTAAATGGTACCTATTGGCATTGGCAGCTATTGCGCTTACGGTAATTATTGCCCAAGTACTTATTCAACTACATTTAAAGGCACAATCTGGAGATTCTCAACTTATAAACATTGCGGGTAGGCAACGTGCCTTTAGTCAAAAATTGACTAAAGAGACTTTGCTATTAAAAGCACTGAACAACCCTGAGGAGAAAAAATTAGTGCTTTCAGAAATTGCAAAAACCCTAGAAATTTGGAAAGTTTCCCATATGGGCCTTCACTTAGGCGATGCCTCCTTTAACCTGCCTTATGAAGATGACCCCAAAGTACAATCATTGTTCAAAAAACTTGATCCGCATCATAATGCCATGGTCAATGCCATAGAACATGTATTATTCACTCATCAACAAAATATTAATGCACCGGTAGAGCAAGCAGATTTAGACACCTTATTAAATAATGAGCGTCAGTTTTTAAACCTCATGGACCAAATTGTTAATGAGTATGATGCACGAAGTAACGAACAGCTTCAAAAATTAAAACGAAAAGAATATTGGCTGCTTGCTTTTTCGCTACTGATTCTTCTACTTGAAATCTTTGTTATTTTCAGGCCCTTATCCATCCAAATCAAAAATACCATTGGCCATTTAATAGGAAAAGATGCGGAGTCTAAAAATCAGCTCGAAAAAATACAAACCCTCTATGACGAAAAAGAACGCTCGCTAAAAGAACTACAAGAGCTGAATTTCGTAATTGACAATGCCGCCCTTTTTGCCAGTATACGTAAAGACGGTAGCATTGTATTTATCAGTAAAAAATTTCTTGACCTATTAGGGCACACGAACACCCCGGTAAACAAGCCGATTTCAGAAATTCTAACGGTAGAAGAGGGTCAGCAATCGTATCTAAAAGAGGTTCTAAAAATCAACAGAAAAAATATCATTAGAAAAGAGGAGTTGCAGGTAGTGACCACTAAAGGCACAACCATATGGTTGGACATGTCTATTGTTCCCATGCACCATTCTACTCTAGAACAGGATATTTTAATTCTATGTTCAGATATCACAGAACGAAAAGAAAACCAGCTAAAAGTACAAGAATTGACCCAGCAGAATTTTGAGGAGCGTATGCAACAGAAAAAACTGCAGGCAAGTCAAATCGTAGAGGGACAAGAAGAAGAACGCAAACGTATTGCAAAAGATATTCATGATGGTATTGGACAAATGTTGACCGCTCTAAAGTTCAATATTGAGTCCATTGACACTGAGGATAAGACCAAGACAAAAGAAAAAATCGCCTATTTAAAGGCACTGACATCAGATTTAATTAAAGGGGTGAGAACCGCTACTTTTAACCTTACCCCACCAGAACTTGGTGATCATGGTATTTTTCCCGCTTTACAGAAAATGACTGCCGAACTGTCTAAATTGACCGGTAAGACCATTCTCTTCAAAAATAAGACAGATGCCAACATTAGATTTGACTCTTTGGCAGAAACCAACATTTATAGAGTAACACAAGAAGCGGTGAACAATGCTATAAAGTATGCCGAATCTAATTATATTTTGGTTACCTTAAATTACTCTTATCCTATATTAAGTGTGGTTATTGATGATGATGGAAAAGGTTTTGATGACACTTTATTAGCTCAATTGCCAAAGAACAATAGTGAGGGTGGCATGGGGCTTTTCTTTATGAAAGAACGTATAGATTATATCAACGGACGCCTTTTTATAAATTCAGAAATAGGTAGGGGCACACGTGTTACTATCAATTACAAAACAGAAGAAAACAAAATTTCATATGGAACGGAATGA
- a CDS encoding TlpA family protein disulfide reductase, which translates to MKKRKFKISDVIFVGFIVLLLIPQTRTPIQVAVNKLKVAVWSPSLEDANDQDQVAPFQYAVTDLQGASRNIAVGEGKVTFISYWATWCPPCIAELPGIQELYKDYGDKVNFILLTQEEPEKVERFVRKKGYELPIYFPQMQTPAILQENSIPTNYVIDAQGTIIIKETGAADWNSSKVRNLLNELMAK; encoded by the coding sequence ATGAAAAAGAGGAAGTTCAAAATTAGTGATGTCATATTTGTGGGGTTTATTGTTTTACTATTAATACCACAGACCAGAACACCTATTCAAGTAGCGGTCAATAAACTAAAAGTAGCGGTTTGGTCGCCCAGTTTAGAAGACGCCAATGACCAAGATCAAGTGGCGCCATTTCAATACGCGGTTACAGATTTGCAAGGCGCTTCAAGAAATATTGCCGTTGGTGAAGGCAAGGTTACCTTCATTAGTTATTGGGCAACTTGGTGTCCGCCCTGTATTGCAGAATTACCAGGAATTCAAGAGTTGTATAAAGACTACGGGGACAAAGTCAATTTTATACTATTGACCCAAGAAGAACCAGAAAAAGTGGAGCGGTTTGTTCGTAAGAAAGGTTATGAGCTACCTATCTATTTTCCACAAATGCAGACTCCGGCAATTTTACAAGAAAACAGTATACCTACCAATTATGTAATTGATGCTCAAGGTACCATCATCATTAAGGAGACCGGAGCAGCGGATTGGAACAGTTCTAAAGTGAGAAATTTGCTGAATGAGTTGATGGCAAAGTAA
- a CDS encoding phosphotransferase enzyme family protein — MTSASIKKILVEFNLNGNSTQWTPLNNGLINDTYLVKEDDGEQYILQKINTQVFKNAGILMANIQFTLPVLNADDYEQITFLKTRSDKNYLVQNDEFWRMMTFIPNSTTYNTTTNPTTAFEAGRIIGKFHQLLQHIDTTLIEDTLPNFHKLSHRKDEFKQALQNATKEKLNVADKAIKKSQHFITELAHLNTGSLPTRVCHNDTKLNNILFSKTSEKALCLIDLDTIMQGFFFYDFGDAIRTIVNTAAEDEQDHSLITFNEALFTSFVDGLASNGPILSSAEKESLPLGAVFMPFIHGLRALTDYLNNNTYYKVSYENQNLDRCLSLFNFAEKALDRKHYMARYIKNALG, encoded by the coding sequence ATGACTTCGGCATCTATCAAAAAAATACTGGTTGAATTCAACCTCAACGGAAATTCTACCCAGTGGACACCGCTAAATAACGGACTTATCAATGACACTTATTTAGTAAAAGAAGATGATGGTGAGCAGTATATCCTTCAGAAAATCAACACACAGGTATTTAAAAATGCCGGTATTTTAATGGCAAATATTCAATTTACATTGCCCGTTCTAAATGCTGATGACTATGAACAAATAACTTTTCTAAAAACGAGAAGCGACAAAAATTATCTTGTTCAAAACGATGAGTTTTGGCGAATGATGACCTTTATTCCCAACAGTACTACGTATAATACCACTACCAACCCAACTACCGCATTTGAGGCGGGTCGTATTATTGGTAAGTTTCATCAACTATTACAACATATTGATACAACTCTTATTGAAGACACGTTGCCAAATTTTCATAAGCTATCTCACAGAAAAGATGAGTTTAAACAAGCCTTGCAAAATGCTACCAAAGAAAAGCTTAATGTTGCCGATAAAGCTATCAAAAAATCACAGCATTTTATAACCGAGCTTGCCCATTTAAATACAGGTAGCCTACCCACTAGAGTTTGCCATAATGATACAAAGCTTAATAATATTCTCTTCTCAAAAACATCTGAAAAAGCATTGTGCCTAATTGATTTGGACACTATAATGCAGGGATTTTTCTTTTATGATTTTGGTGATGCCATTAGAACCATTGTCAATACTGCTGCCGAAGATGAGCAAGATCATAGCTTAATTACATTTAACGAAGCATTGTTTACTTCATTTGTAGACGGCCTGGCATCTAACGGACCCATTTTATCATCAGCCGAAAAGGAAAGTCTTCCGCTTGGTGCTGTATTTATGCCCTTTATTCATGGCTTACGGGCGTTGACCGACTATTTGAACAACAATACATATTACAAAGTCAGCTACGAAAATCAGAATTTAGACCGTTGTCTTAGTCTCTTTAATTTTGCGGAAAAAGCACTGGACCGTAAACACTATATGGCTAGGTACATTAAGAATGCTCTTGGCTAA
- a CDS encoding response regulator transcription factor, which yields MKILIIEDEPQMLQNMRQTLEREQYTVETASDYETAKSKIGIYDYDCILLDITLPDGNGLELLKLVKQLGKDDGVIIVSAKDSLDDRIKGLNLGADDYLPKPFHMAELHARVNAIVRRRTFDGNKFIEIGNINIDPDSRSVHINENEVVLNRKEYDVLWYMVANKTRLVTKTALAEHVWGDHIDQTDSFDFIYSQIKNLRKKLSDAAATIEIEAVYGVGYKLLVL from the coding sequence ATGAAAATTCTAATTATAGAAGATGAACCCCAAATGCTACAGAATATGCGCCAAACGTTAGAGCGTGAACAGTATACTGTAGAAACGGCTTCTGATTATGAAACGGCAAAATCTAAAATTGGCATTTACGATTATGATTGTATTTTGTTGGATATCACCTTGCCCGATGGGAACGGACTAGAATTGTTAAAACTTGTAAAACAACTTGGCAAAGATGATGGTGTAATCATTGTTTCGGCAAAAGATTCTTTAGATGATCGTATTAAGGGCCTTAATTTAGGAGCGGATGATTATTTGCCAAAACCTTTTCATATGGCTGAGTTACATGCACGTGTAAACGCCATAGTTCGTCGAAGAACTTTTGACGGTAATAAATTTATAGAGATAGGCAATATAAACATTGATCCAGACAGTAGAAGTGTACATATCAATGAAAATGAAGTAGTACTTAACAGAAAGGAATATGATGTACTATGGTATATGGTAGCTAATAAAACAAGGCTGGTGACCAAGACCGCATTGGCAGAACATGTTTGGGGCGATCATATTGACCAAACCGATAGTTTCGACTTTATTTATTCGCAAATAAAGAATTTACGTAAAAAGCTGTCAGATGCAGCTGCCACAATTGAAATTGAGGCGGTTTATGGTGTGGGTTACAAATTACTGGTCTTATAA
- a CDS encoding precorrin-2 dehydrogenase/sirohydrochlorin ferrochelatase family protein produces the protein MERNELYPIFLKVSNLHILIIGGGNVALEKLTFLLKSSPNAQVEMVAPMFRDETIELANKFNIKMHNATYDASFLKGKHIAIATTDNVPVNEQVYHDCRERQILVNVADNPPYCDFYMGGIVTKGNVKVAISTNGKSPTTAKRLRQFFEDVIPENIDDLVKNLNEFRKTIKGDFEEKVETLNEFTKGLVNKKEK, from the coding sequence ATGGAACGGAATGAGCTATATCCCATATTTTTAAAAGTATCTAACCTGCATATCTTAATAATTGGTGGGGGCAATGTGGCTCTAGAGAAACTCACTTTTCTTCTAAAGTCTAGCCCTAATGCACAAGTAGAAATGGTGGCACCTATGTTTAGGGACGAAACCATTGAACTTGCCAATAAATTCAATATTAAGATGCACAATGCTACTTACGATGCATCATTTTTAAAAGGAAAACACATTGCCATTGCCACTACCGATAACGTACCCGTAAATGAACAGGTATATCATGATTGTAGAGAAAGGCAAATTTTAGTAAATGTTGCGGACAACCCACCATACTGTGATTTTTACATGGGCGGTATTGTTACCAAAGGGAATGTGAAAGTGGCGATTTCAACAAACGGTAAATCCCCAACCACGGCCAAAAGGCTACGACAGTTTTTTGAAGATGTTATACCGGAAAATATTGATGACCTGGTTAAAAACCTCAACGAATTTAGAAAAACCATAAAGGGCGATTTTGAAGAAAAAGTTGAAACCCTAAATGAATTTACCAAAGGTCTGGTCAACAAAAAAGAGAAGTAA
- a CDS encoding PepSY-like domain-containing protein, with protein MKNRNIITAAFTLLGAFSIFAQDMNPSNVPSNLKQNFQKSFPQATDVEWEMDGQSYKVEFDMNKNEHEIWYATDGTTTRTEQELTEAELPQTIKTAISGSYAGYKVDSIEKTTVNGSSTYEVELEKGWNNEKDVVFNEDGKVLSEMID; from the coding sequence ATGAAGAATAGAAATATAATAACTGCAGCTTTTACATTACTTGGTGCATTCTCAATATTTGCGCAGGATATGAACCCTAGTAATGTACCATCAAATTTAAAACAGAATTTTCAGAAAAGTTTTCCTCAGGCTACCGATGTGGAGTGGGAAATGGACGGACAGTCTTATAAAGTAGAATTCGATATGAATAAAAATGAACATGAAATATGGTACGCTACAGATGGTACTACTACGAGAACGGAACAAGAATTGACCGAGGCAGAATTACCACAAACGATTAAAACGGCCATAAGCGGAAGCTATGCCGGGTATAAAGTAGATTCCATTGAAAAAACTACGGTAAACGGAAGTTCAACATATGAAGTAGAACTTGAAAAAGGATGGAACAACGAAAAGGACGTTGTTTTCAATGAAGATGGAAAAGTACTTAGTGAAATGATTGATTGA
- a CDS encoding TVP38/TMEM64 family protein — protein MPNKEADTSKSKLPLYISIGILVALVIAYFVVPSVQDFLNEAWSVLTSDNEERIQQWVSGFGWFGPVVLVLAMVAQLFLLVVPSILLMVVSVLAYGPVWGSVIIIVSVFAASTVGYFIGSYFGDAFVKKIIGKKSEKKVVSFLDDYGFWAVIITRLNPFLSNDAISFVGGVLSMGYWRFMGATLAGILPLTIFIAVFGKNIDNLKMGLLWGSLVSLLCFIAYIWYDKKKKPKSKKFSQEHS, from the coding sequence ATGCCAAACAAAGAAGCCGATACATCTAAAAGTAAGCTACCATTATATATCTCTATAGGTATTTTGGTGGCGTTGGTAATAGCTTATTTTGTAGTGCCCAGTGTACAAGATTTTTTAAATGAAGCATGGTCTGTTTTAACAAGTGATAATGAAGAGCGCATTCAGCAATGGGTATCTGGATTTGGATGGTTTGGTCCGGTAGTACTGGTGTTGGCCATGGTAGCCCAACTGTTTCTTTTGGTAGTGCCCAGTATTTTGCTAATGGTTGTTTCGGTATTGGCATATGGTCCCGTTTGGGGCAGTGTAATCATCATTGTTTCCGTATTTGCCGCTTCTACGGTAGGTTACTTTATAGGTAGTTATTTTGGCGATGCATTCGTGAAGAAAATTATAGGAAAGAAATCTGAAAAAAAAGTAGTATCATTTTTAGATGACTATGGGTTTTGGGCCGTAATTATTACCAGGTTGAATCCCTTTTTGTCAAATGATGCCATAAGTTTTGTTGGTGGAGTTCTAAGTATGGGGTACTGGAGGTTCATGGGGGCAACGTTGGCAGGTATATTGCCATTGACCATATTCATAGCCGTTTTTGGTAAAAATATAGACAACTTAAAAATGGGGTTGCTATGGGGTTCATTAGTGAGCTTGCTGTGTTTTATAGCTTACATTTGGTATGATAAAAAGAAAAAACCGAAAAGCAAGAAATTTAGCCAAGAGCATTCTTAA
- the porY gene encoding PorY family sensor histidine kinase: MKLLNHTTKYFALLLIVLISVWAVIFYFAMIDEVYDSLDDGLENQKELIIDAVKIDPSLLQDTEFGVNNYTIKRVAPVSHDINKDSYRDTLMYMQNEDEFEPIRMLESTFVQDDTYYKIKLITSMVEEDDQIENLFTYLVGLYLALVLSIVVLNNLVLKKVWKPFYSLIDKLKGFRIEKDEPIQQEPTDIDEFNLLNQSVEKLTKKSRDSYIAQKEFIENAAHELQTPLAIAMNKLELLLEKNELTGHQTQEIGGVLDNLTRLTRLNKSLLLLSKIDNRQYLEEEDIDFNALIEKVAADFLDFATHKNMQVNVISNAKIRYTMNTDLAIIMVTNLIKNAIIHGEEGKEVAIVIDENSVTIKNYGKEKALDSGELFSRFKKVSADSRSTGLGLAISKAIADKYNLQLRYSYSRQHHFRILFKVKG; encoded by the coding sequence ATGAAACTTCTAAACCACACCACAAAATATTTTGCCTTACTACTCATAGTTCTTATTTCCGTTTGGGCGGTTATCTTCTATTTTGCCATGATAGATGAGGTGTACGACAGTTTAGATGATGGCTTGGAAAACCAAAAAGAACTAATTATTGATGCGGTAAAAATAGATCCCAGTTTATTGCAGGATACGGAGTTTGGGGTAAACAACTATACCATTAAAAGGGTAGCTCCAGTTAGTCACGACATCAATAAGGATAGTTATCGCGATACTTTAATGTACATGCAGAATGAAGATGAGTTTGAGCCCATTAGAATGCTTGAAAGTACTTTTGTGCAAGATGACACCTATTATAAGATCAAGCTTATAACGTCAATGGTGGAAGAAGATGATCAGATAGAGAACCTGTTTACTTATTTAGTGGGGCTGTATTTGGCGTTGGTATTGAGTATTGTGGTCCTTAATAATTTGGTCTTGAAAAAGGTGTGGAAACCATTCTATTCCTTAATTGATAAATTAAAAGGATTTAGAATTGAAAAAGACGAACCAATCCAACAAGAGCCCACGGATATAGATGAGTTTAACCTACTGAACCAAAGTGTAGAAAAGTTAACCAAGAAATCTCGCGATAGTTATATTGCACAAAAGGAGTTCATTGAAAATGCCGCACATGAGTTACAGACCCCGTTGGCCATTGCAATGAATAAACTAGAACTTCTATTGGAGAAAAATGAACTTACAGGGCATCAGACCCAAGAAATAGGAGGAGTTCTTGATAACCTCACCCGTTTAACACGCCTGAACAAGTCGCTATTATTACTGTCTAAAATAGATAACCGTCAGTATTTGGAAGAGGAGGATATTGATTTTAATGCACTTATAGAGAAAGTCGCGGCAGATTTTTTAGATTTTGCCACCCATAAGAACATGCAGGTCAATGTAATATCTAATGCCAAAATCCGGTATACCATGAATACCGATTTGGCAATTATAATGGTCACCAACCTCATTAAAAATGCCATAATCCATGGCGAAGAAGGTAAGGAAGTAGCCATTGTAATTGATGAAAATAGTGTAACCATCAAAAATTATGGTAAAGAGAAAGCATTGGATTCCGGCGAATTATTTTCACGATTTAAAAAGGTTTCTGCAGATAGCCGTTCTACAGGGTTGGGTCTTGCCATTAGTAAAGCTATAGCTGATAAATACAACCTACAATTAAGGTATAGCTATAGCCGGCAACACCATTTTAGGATTCTATTTAAGGTAAAGGGTTAA
- a CDS encoding DUF4202 domain-containing protein, with product MATTDKLLLAFQQFDEANKQDPNTEVFEGATYPKEVLYGIRMTERLNAFDPNASEALRLTARCQHICRWEIPRESYEMNREGYLRWRQELKKFHATKAASILEDIGYDKETINNVKFLLQKKQLKKNEETQTLEDVICLVFLEFYFEPFAHKHPEDKTIDILQKTWRKMSTKGQEAALKLPLSKFSLDLITKALHA from the coding sequence ATGGCGACCACAGATAAATTACTACTAGCATTTCAACAATTTGACGAAGCCAATAAGCAAGATCCTAATACCGAAGTTTTTGAAGGTGCTACCTACCCAAAAGAAGTTTTGTACGGTATACGTATGACAGAAAGGCTAAATGCCTTTGACCCCAATGCATCTGAAGCATTACGCCTAACCGCAAGATGTCAACATATCTGTAGATGGGAAATTCCTAGGGAGTCTTACGAGATGAACCGTGAAGGGTATTTGAGATGGAGACAAGAATTAAAAAAATTTCATGCCACAAAAGCCGCTTCTATTTTAGAAGATATAGGCTATGACAAGGAAACCATTAACAATGTCAAATTTCTTTTACAAAAAAAACAACTAAAGAAAAACGAAGAAACCCAAACTTTGGAAGATGTTATTTGTTTGGTCTTTTTAGAGTTCTATTTTGAACCCTTTGCCCATAAACACCCAGAGGACAAAACTATTGATATTCTTCAAAAAACATGGAGAAAAATGTCAACCAAGGGTCAAGAAGCAGCTCTAAAACTTCCCCTTTCTAAATTCTCTTTAGACTTAATTACCAAGGCCCTACACGCCTAG
- a CDS encoding SdiA-regulated domain-containing protein, translating to MTTKNATLNMAKVKFWTIAAIVLGMGFLFMNFRDWLPYDSANKAVYEISERWELPAELREVSGISWVSEHQIAAIQDEDGIIYIYDLEQRKVVEEIEFGNAGDYEGLAVKGNNAYALESDGTITIIENFQNNDRKVTEYKTRFNEKNNMESLWLDLSANQLLMIPKDRDIDADNTKGVYAFSLSEFTMGYNPVMQLDMDDEVLKHFREKKIYNNFRPSDIAIHPQTKEIYMLEGAKPKLLILDKNGVAKNGYSLSKKVFPQPEGITFSPDGDLYISSEGKKDGVGTITKLKLLL from the coding sequence ATGACAACTAAGAATGCAACATTGAATATGGCTAAAGTAAAATTTTGGACCATTGCAGCCATTGTTTTAGGTATGGGTTTCCTTTTTATGAACTTTAGAGATTGGTTACCCTATGATAGTGCTAATAAGGCAGTATATGAAATTTCAGAAAGATGGGAGTTGCCGGCAGAATTACGGGAAGTTTCAGGTATTTCATGGGTAAGTGAACATCAAATAGCTGCAATACAAGATGAAGACGGTATTATTTATATCTATGATCTTGAGCAGAGAAAAGTAGTAGAGGAAATTGAATTTGGCAACGCAGGTGATTATGAAGGCCTTGCCGTAAAAGGAAACAATGCCTATGCGCTTGAAAGTGATGGTACAATAACCATTATTGAGAATTTTCAAAATAATGATAGGAAGGTTACCGAGTATAAAACCAGGTTTAATGAAAAGAACAACATGGAAAGTCTTTGGTTGGATTTATCCGCAAATCAACTATTGATGATCCCCAAAGACCGTGATATAGATGCTGATAATACAAAAGGTGTTTATGCCTTCTCATTAAGCGAGTTCACTATGGGTTATAATCCAGTAATGCAACTAGATATGGATGATGAGGTATTAAAACACTTTAGGGAGAAAAAGATTTATAATAATTTTAGACCATCTGATATTGCAATTCATCCGCAAACAAAAGAAATATACATGCTAGAAGGGGCTAAACCCAAACTGTTGATATTGGATAAAAACGGAGTGGCTAAGAATGGGTATAGTTTAAGCAAGAAAGTATTTCCGCAACCAGAAGGCATTACTTTTAGCCCAGATGGAGACCTGTATATCTCAAGTGAAGGAAAAAAAGATGGTGTGGGCACCATCACAAAATTAAAATTGTTGCTTTAA
- the nirD gene encoding nitrite reductase small subunit NirD gives MSLSVLNTYASVAASDVKVWFKAAPISKFPKNGGACIKYKDKQIAVFNFTREGTWYACQNLCPHKMEMVLSRGMIGEENMEAKVACPLHKNTFSLKTGENLNGTLDPIATYPVKIESDFVYVGFSE, from the coding sequence ATGTCTTTATCTGTTTTGAATACGTATGCAAGTGTAGCTGCCAGTGATGTTAAGGTTTGGTTCAAGGCCGCGCCAATTTCCAAATTTCCTAAGAATGGCGGAGCTTGTATAAAATATAAGGACAAACAGATCGCCGTATTTAATTTTACAAGAGAAGGTACTTGGTACGCCTGCCAAAACCTTTGTCCTCATAAAATGGAAATGGTACTTTCCAGAGGTATGATCGGTGAAGAAAATATGGAAGCTAAAGTGGCCTGCCCACTTCACAAGAATACATTTTCCTTAAAAACCGGAGAAAATTTAAATGGGACTTTAGATCCCATTGCTACATATCCTGTAAAAATAGAGTCGGACTTTGTGTATGTTGGCTTTTCTGAATAG